Below is a genomic region from Streptomyces sp. NBC_00461.
GCGAGGTATCAGCGCTCTTCTTCGGACGCGGATTCGGGAACGGTCGTCAGCCGCTCCGTCTCGTCCTGTATCTCAGCGGCGATCTTCTTGAGTTCCGGCTCGAACTTGCGGCCGTGGTGGGCGCAGAAGAGCAGTTCTCCGCCGCTGAGCAGCACAACGCGCACGTAGGCCTGTGCACCGCAGCGGTCGCAGCGATCGGCGGCCGTCAGTGGGCTCGCGGGGGTCAGAACAGTAGTCACGTCGCCTCTTCTCTAGCTCGACGAGCTGTCGTACCAGGGTCAACA
It encodes:
- a CDS encoding DUF7455 domain-containing protein, with the protein product MTTVLTPASPLTAADRCDRCGAQAYVRVVLLSGGELLFCAHHGRKFEPELKKIAAEIQDETERLTTVPESASEEER